The following coding sequences are from one Primulina eburnea isolate SZY01 chromosome 15, ASM2296580v1, whole genome shotgun sequence window:
- the LOC140815134 gene encoding pentatricopeptide repeat-containing protein At5g08510-like, giving the protein MNQLKQIHANTLRNGTDFTKYMITKLLEIPDIDYAHKLLDQTPNPSLFLYNKLIQAYHSRGLHFQSLLLYPGILSHCFYPNPHSFTYLFAACANLSNPLQGQMLHAHFVKFGLDYDVYASTALVDMYAKMGLLRLARKQFDGMNAKDIPTWNSLIAGYAKSGCFDEALNLFLATPSRNVISWTALISGYSQNGKYWEALEMYLEMEREGRVRPNEVTIASVLPACANLGALEVGQRIEAYARANGHIKNLFVSNAVLELYARCGAIEKAMQLFENIGGNRNLCSWNTMIMGLAVHGRCDEALELFDQLLRNGMSPDDVTFVGVILACTHGGMVTKGRELFNSMEKIFFIPPKLEHYGCMVDLLGRAGLLQEAYNLIKAMPMKPDSVVWGTLLGACSFHGNVEFAEKAADSLFKLEMWNPGNYVILSNIYAKGGKWDGVTKLRTLMKGYNVTKAAGHSFIEEGGRIHKFIVEDKSHPMSDQILSVLHCVTAQMKIDEEDHMIDWDFILEEIRTMETD; this is encoded by the exons ATGAACCAGCTGAAACAGATTCACGCCAACACGCTGAGAAACGGCACTGACTTCACTAAATATATGATCACCAAGCTTTTGGAAATCCCGGACATAGACTATGCCCACAAGCTGCTCGACCAAACGCCTAATCCATCTCTCTTCCTCTACAATAAACTCATCCAGGCCTATCATTCTCGTGGCCTACATTTCCAATCCTTGCTTCTCTATCCCGGAATCCTTAGTCATTGCTTCTACCCGAATCCGCACTCATTCACTTATCTCTTTGCCGCATGCGCAAACCTTTCTAATCCTTTGCAAGGCCAAATGCTGCACGCTCATTTTGTCAAGTTCGGCCTTGATTATGATGTATATGCCTCAACTGCTTTGGTTGACATGTATGCTAAAATGGGCTTGTTGCGTCTGGCGAGAAAACAGTTTGATGGGATGAATGCTAAAGATATCCCTACCTGGAATTCCTTAATTGCGGGGTACGCGAAAAGTGGGTGTTTTGATGAagccttgaatttattcttggCTACGCCATCAAGAAATGTGATATCGTGGACTGCTTTGATTTCTGGGTACTCGCAAAATGGGAAGTATTGGGAGGCTTTGGAAATGTACTTGGAAATGGAGAGAGAAGGAAGGGTGAGGCCTAACGAAGTGACAATAGCTAGTGTTCTTCCAGCATGTGCGAATCTTGGTGCGTTGGAGGTTGGACAAAGGATTGAAGCTTATGCTCGAGCCAATGGTCATATAAAAAATCTGTTTGTCAGCAACGCGGTGCTTGAACTGTATGCACGGTGTGGTGCAATTGAGAAGGCAATGCAATTGTTTGAAAACATTGGAGGAAATAGAAATTTGTGTTCTTGGAATACTATGATCATGGGTTTAGCGGTTCATGGAAGATGTGATGAAGCTCTCGAGCTATTTGACCAATTGCTG AGAAACGGCATGAGCCCAGATGATGTCACATTTGTTGGGGTGATTCTTGCATGCACTCATGGTGGGATGGTCACTAAAGGCCGGGAGCTCTTCAATTCcatggagaaaatattttttatccCTCCAAAACTAGAACACTATGGGTGCATGGTTGATCTTCTAGGTCGAGCCGGATTACTGCAAGAGGCTTATAATCTTATAAAAGCTATGCCCATGAAGCCCGATTCTGTTGTATGGGGAACTTTGCTAGGGGCTTGTAGTTTCCATGGCAATGTAGAATTTGCAGAGAAAGCTGCCGATTCACTCTTTAAGTTGGAGATGTGGAATCCAGGTAACTATGTGATTCTTTCCAATATATATGCAAAAGGAGGGAAATGGGATGGAGTTACAAAGCTTAGGACGTTGATGAAGGGATACAATGTGACAAAAGCAGCAGGACATAGCTTCATTGAAGAAGGAGGCAGAATCCACAAGTTTATagtcgaggataagtctcaccCGATGTCTGATCAGATACTTTCTGTATTACATTGTGTCACAGCTCAAATGAAGATTGATGAAGAAGATCATATGATTGACTGGGATTTCATCCTCGAGGAAATAAGAACAATGGAAACAGATTGA
- the LOC140814133 gene encoding auxin response factor 18-like, whose protein sequence is MTHDDGFRGAGSHGTDIGRDDLYTELWKACAGPLVDVPCNGERVYYFPQGHMEQLEASTNQESNLQIPKFNLPPKILCHVLNVHLLAETETDEVYAQITLRPELDQTEPTTPDPFLHNPPKQIVHSFCKILTASDTSTHGGFSVLRKHANECLPQLDMTQPTPNQDLVAKDLHGYEWKFKHIFRGQPRRHLLTTGWSTFVTSKRLIVGDSFIFLRSENGQLFVGVRRLARQLSSMPPSVISSQSMHLGVLATASHAITTQTIFVVYYKPRTCQYIIGLNKYLQAMHHKFSLGMRFKMRFEGEDSPERRFAGTIVGVGDFSSEWTGSSWRSLKIQWDEPATLQRPERVSPWEIEPFLTSASVDISQPAMKIKRPRPLNLPISENMITLGASPLRYPKPIKSFESLSPLTSAKDAQNNRRQVFWPPKLKDAGVAWPLVSPSNVSINLFQESIENLSAQSVHSGYQFPISLRDSNCHSQVEDINKFETASVCRLFGIDLRNDSNKMLPPGNEVSLTCTGIPNKKLEADGVENAENNSSKEKKHVDSEVSLGDNQGKLSYSSSSRTRIKVQMQGIPVGRGIDLSAFEGYDDLLTTLENMFEIKGELRHRSRWEVVYTDIEGDRMLVGDDPWLEFRKIAKKICIYSSEEVKKMSNNYKFPLLSRDDDVGMVGSIENEVKSEA, encoded by the exons ATGACGCATGATGATGGGTTTAGAGGAGCAGGTTCTCATGGAACAG ATATCGGAAGAGATGATCTCTATACAGAGCTGTGGAAGGCATGCGCCGGACCTTTAGTCGATGTTCCTTGTAATGGAGAGAGAGTTTACTACTTTCCTCAGGGTCATATGGAACAA TTAGAAGCATCAACAAATCAAGAATCGAATCTGCAAATACCTAAGTTCAATCTTCCTCCAAAGATTCTTTGTCATGTTTTGAACGTTCACTTGCTG GCGGAAACGGAGACAGACGAAGTTTATGCCCAAATCACTTTACGCCCAGAACTGGAT CAAACTGAACCCACTACTCCGGATCCATTCTTGCACAATCCACCAAAGCAGATTGTCCAttctttttgtaaaatattgacGGCATCTGATACGAGCACTCATGGAGGTTTCTCCGTCCTTCGAAAGCATGCCAATGAATGTCTGCCTCAGTTG GATATGACTCAACCAACCCCAAACCAGGATCTGGTTGCCAAAGATCTTCATGGATATGAGTGGAAATTCAAGCACATATTTAGAG GTCAACCTAGAAGACACCTACTTACAACTGGATGGAGTACATTTGTTACCTCCAAGCGATTAATTGTGGGTGATTCTTTTATCTTTTTGAG GAGTGAAAATGGGCAACTGTTTGTCGGGGTTCGCCGCCTTGCTCGGCAACTGAGTTCCATGCCACCTTCTGTCATTTCCAGTCAAAGCATGCATCTGGGAGTTCTTGCTACCGCATCACATGCCATCACAACGCAGACCATATTTGTGGTGTACTACAAGCCAAG GACATGCCAATACATTATTGGGTTGAACAAATACTTACAGGCCATGCATCATAAATTTTCATTGGGGATGCGTTTCAAGATGAGATTTGAAGGGGAAGATTCTCCTGAGAGAAG GTTTGCAGGAACCATCGTTGGCGTTGGAGACTTCTCTTCAGAATGGACAGGCTCTAGTTGGCGGTCTCTAAAG ATCCAGTGGGATGAACCAGCAACCTTACAGCGGCCGGAGAGAGTTTCACCATGGGAAATTGAGCCTTTTCTAACTTCTGCTTCAGTAGACATATCACAACCAGCTATGAAGATCAAAAGACCTCGGCCCCTCAATCTTCCTATTTCTG AAAATATGATTACTCTTGGTGCTTCTCCTCTCCGATATCCGAAACCAATAAAATCCTTTGAGTCATTGAGCCCGTTAACAAGTGCCAAGGATGCCCAAAACAACAGAAGGCAAGTTTTTTGGCCTCCAAAGCTGAAAGATGCTGGAGTAGCATGGCCGTTAGTGTCACCATCGAACGTTTCTATAAACCTTTTTCAAGAATCTATCGAAAATCTATCAGCACAATCTGTCCATTCTGGTTATCAATTCCCTATCTCATTGCGGGATAGTAATTGCCACAGCCAAGTTGAAGATATAAATAAGTTTGAAACTGCTTCAGTCTGCCGGTTATTTGGAATTGATTTAAGGAATGATTCAAACAAAATGCTTCCTCCTGGAAACGAAGTCTCTTTAACTTGTACAGGCATTCCCAATAAAAAACTTGAAGCTGATGGGGTGGAAAATGCCGAAAATAATTCATCAAAAGAAAAAAAGCATGTCGACTCCGAGGTTTCTCTCGGTGATAATCAGGGCAAACTGAGTTATTCTTCATCTTCAAGAACTCGAATTAAG GTTCAAATGCAAGGGATTCCCGTTGGACGCGGCATTGATTTGAGTGCTTTTGAAGGCTATGATGACCTTCTCACAACGCTCGAGAATATGTTTGAGATTAAGGGAGAGCTTCGTCACAGAAGCAGGTGGGAAGTTGTTTACACAGACATTGAAGGGGACAGGATGCTCGTGGGTGATGATCCATGGCT GGAATTTCGTAAGATTGCTAAAAAGATATGCATATACTCTAGTGAGGAAGTGAAGAAGATGAGCAACAATTACAAGTTTCCCTTGTTATCTCGAGATGACGATGTAGGCATGGTTGGAAGCATAGAGAATGAAGTGAAATCTGAAGCATGA